In Aristaeella hokkaidonensis, the following are encoded in one genomic region:
- a CDS encoding glycoside hydrolase family 2 TIM barrel-domain containing protein: protein MKYVLNTENYHNFDMIQDNTLPSRSYFIPFSRKERMEGIETREKRYRSDKAEVLSGEWDFRFYRDPKELPAVLDTDNLAFDRIQVPSCWQFTGYAKPFYLNTRYQFPFRPPVIPTTEKTGRIFFTMGADTRPGFHWVTPEDEYNSVGVYRRFIHITDKPGKAVISFLGVASCIDLYMNGAYVGYSEGSHNTCEFDLTPFLTEGANELVCVVHRWCTGTYLECQDMFRNNGIFRDVLLFLCDETDIFDFSFAPFYSGGRYRAEISVQGIGAASCRISLKGPGIEKEATLAICGEQSSIVRFGDLEPVEWNAEYPVLYELLLETESCAVSTKVGFRRVSIEGNLFKLNGRLLKLKGVNHHDTTPGTGYTMTAAEIVRDVELCKEYNIDTIRTSHYPPDPLLLELADELGIYIIDEADIETHGAQTMTFPPDFSRISKNRKWASHYVRRAEQMFERDKNHPSIIMWSLGNESGGFACQDEMAAFIKSRSELPIHYEGAVHSKKIAYDVASQMYPPAGDLHRIGEGTHEQKAFLDRPYFLCEYAHAMGLGPGSVESYWKEIYAYDNLLGGCVWEMNDHAVRHGDGSYTYGGDHGEYMHDGNFCVDGLFFPNRTPSSGAKHIRFIYRPIRVSYCGQNRFEVFNTTAFSDGSRYFLRFSAGGELFHEEAYSVPPLSKKVICIPLPEHDGGADFFVDIETVDTVTGRTASVEQLILNECFRKAGELKRTALPKDFAVDAQGRVSFGTLNSAREDTLLYRAATDNDALLLGMIPQALHVQRFYDTKEKITGIDRESGRIEVRKVLACGKLRFEETTAYTGTEDGVLVQCTLHPVKGRALLPRYAKAFRLDKAFDRVSYYGRDGESYADMKEHAPVAHVECRVSDMTEPYIRPQESGNRADTRFAALSDGRETYIFEAVGNAFELGIKPYSDRELISMRHREDIVRSGTYAAVSLFQAGIGSGSCGPIAGDSYQYPMTKDFHFSFLIRKESARSI from the coding sequence ATGAAATATGTATTGAACACTGAGAATTATCATAACTTTGATATGATTCAGGACAATACTCTGCCTTCCAGAAGCTATTTCATCCCCTTCAGCCGAAAGGAACGGATGGAGGGAATAGAAACCAGGGAAAAGAGATACCGATCTGACAAGGCTGAGGTGCTGAGCGGTGAGTGGGATTTCCGCTTTTACCGGGATCCGAAGGAACTGCCCGCGGTGCTTGATACGGACAATCTGGCGTTTGACCGGATACAGGTTCCGTCCTGCTGGCAGTTTACCGGTTATGCAAAGCCATTCTATCTCAACACCCGATATCAGTTTCCGTTCAGACCGCCAGTGATTCCTACGACCGAAAAAACCGGCAGGATCTTCTTCACAATGGGCGCAGATACCAGACCGGGATTTCATTGGGTCACACCGGAGGATGAATACAATTCTGTCGGCGTGTACCGCCGTTTTATCCACATAACGGACAAGCCGGGAAAGGCCGTTATTTCTTTCCTGGGCGTGGCCAGCTGCATTGACCTGTACATGAACGGTGCTTATGTCGGCTATTCGGAAGGAAGCCACAATACCTGTGAGTTCGATCTGACCCCCTTCCTTACGGAGGGCGCGAACGAGCTTGTCTGCGTTGTTCATCGCTGGTGCACCGGAACATACCTGGAGTGCCAGGATATGTTCCGGAACAACGGTATTTTCCGGGACGTGCTGTTGTTCCTCTGTGATGAAACGGATATTTTCGATTTCTCTTTCGCGCCTTTTTATTCCGGGGGAAGATATCGCGCAGAGATCAGTGTACAAGGTATTGGCGCAGCATCCTGCCGGATCTCGCTGAAAGGTCCGGGCATTGAAAAAGAAGCGACACTTGCCATCTGCGGAGAACAATCAAGTATTGTCAGATTCGGAGACCTTGAGCCAGTGGAATGGAACGCCGAATACCCCGTTCTTTACGAGCTGCTGCTTGAAACCGAAAGCTGCGCGGTCAGCACGAAGGTTGGCTTCAGGCGCGTCAGCATTGAGGGAAATCTCTTTAAGCTGAACGGGCGTTTGCTGAAGCTCAAAGGAGTCAATCATCACGATACCACGCCCGGCACCGGCTATACGATGACCGCCGCGGAGATCGTGAGGGATGTGGAGCTGTGCAAGGAGTACAACATCGACACCATCCGCACCTCCCACTATCCGCCGGATCCGCTCCTGCTGGAACTGGCCGACGAACTGGGCATTTATATCATCGATGAGGCGGATATTGAGACGCACGGCGCCCAGACAATGACTTTTCCGCCTGATTTCAGCAGGATCAGCAAAAACCGCAAATGGGCGTCACACTATGTGAGACGGGCTGAACAGATGTTTGAACGGGACAAAAACCATCCGTCCATTATCATGTGGAGCCTGGGAAACGAATCCGGCGGGTTTGCCTGCCAGGATGAAATGGCGGCTTTTATCAAATCACGTTCCGAACTCCCGATTCATTATGAAGGAGCGGTACACTCCAAAAAGATTGCTTATGACGTGGCAAGCCAGATGTATCCCCCTGCCGGAGACCTGCACAGGATCGGCGAGGGAACGCATGAACAGAAAGCATTTCTGGACAGGCCGTATTTCCTTTGCGAATATGCCCATGCCATGGGACTTGGTCCGGGCAGCGTGGAGAGCTACTGGAAGGAAATCTATGCCTATGACAACCTGCTGGGAGGCTGCGTATGGGAGATGAATGACCACGCGGTCAGGCACGGGGACGGAAGCTATACATACGGCGGCGATCACGGCGAGTATATGCACGATGGAAATTTCTGCGTAGACGGGCTCTTCTTTCCCAACCGGACACCATCCTCCGGTGCGAAGCATATCCGGTTTATCTATCGGCCGATCCGGGTCAGCTATTGCGGTCAGAACCGATTTGAGGTCTTCAATACAACCGCTTTTTCTGACGGAAGCCGGTATTTTCTGCGTTTCTCCGCGGGCGGGGAGCTTTTCCATGAAGAAGCTTATTCCGTGCCGCCTCTCAGCAAAAAAGTCATTTGCATTCCACTGCCGGAGCATGACGGCGGAGCTGACTTTTTCGTCGATATAGAAACTGTGGATACAGTCACCGGCCGGACCGCGTCTGTCGAGCAGCTCATTCTGAACGAGTGTTTCCGAAAAGCCGGTGAGCTGAAAAGAACGGCGCTTCCGAAGGACTTTGCCGTGGATGCACAGGGACGTGTTTCATTCGGCACGCTGAATTCCGCGCGGGAGGATACACTGCTTTACCGGGCGGCCACGGATAACGACGCACTGCTTCTGGGAATGATTCCCCAGGCTCTGCATGTTCAGCGGTTCTATGACACAAAGGAAAAGATTACCGGTATCGACAGGGAAAGCGGGCGGATTGAGGTCAGGAAGGTTCTTGCCTGCGGAAAGCTGCGCTTTGAGGAAACAACAGCCTATACCGGCACCGAAGACGGCGTCCTTGTACAGTGCACGCTCCACCCGGTGAAGGGCAGGGCATTGCTCCCGCGATATGCCAAGGCGTTCCGCCTGGACAAAGCTTTTGACCGGGTATCCTACTACGGCCGCGATGGTGAGAGCTATGCTGATATGAAGGAGCATGCGCCTGTAGCTCATGTGGAATGCCGCGTGTCCGACATGACTGAACCCTATATCCGTCCGCAGGAATCGGGAAACCGGGCGGACACAAGGTTCGCCGCACTCTCGGATGGTCGGGAGACATACATTTTTGAGGCGGTCGGAAACGCGTTTGAACTGGGCATTAAACCCTATTCAGACCGAGAACTGATCTCAATGCGTCACCGGGAAGATATCGTTCGCAGCGGTACTTACGCGGCTGTTTCCCTGTTTCAGGCCGGGATCGGAAGCGGGAGCTGCGGACCGATTGCCGGCGATTCATACCAATACCCCATGACAAAAGACTTTCATTTTTCCTTCCTGATCAGAAAAGAAAGCGCGCGTTCGATCTGA
- a CDS encoding pectin acetylesterase-family hydrolase translates to MIFKYLEWIRLLYDMKRYQEVDDYDGTARPDHLFRFYPEGTVCSDGSRYHGLFRMGRENKLLIMLDGGGFAYDKYTAARPSGDTFDENNPTFYDSWCKPSKDAYARLGMFHEKSKKSPFYGWSLLCVPYATGDFHGGAGEFTYTDLEGKERIFRAHGNINLHQCIDFAKQFCPHPEKLVVLGSSAGGFGTALVGNDILESFPDCDDCTCIVDGAAIDFALKECAETLWQVPESIGAALHTGDPVADGLEYLYAHQKGRVKIGYVISLRDCVLMRYQNFIDTKKEMGWPPEAGERMERIICGTVKRLSAAIPDISYFLYNYNFNDIKGRPVESNGATSHCCLWIPEFMRFEREGCTGLQWVRNVIDGETTQIGRNLLT, encoded by the coding sequence ATGATATTCAAGTATCTGGAATGGATTCGCCTGCTGTACGATATGAAGCGGTATCAAGAGGTGGACGACTATGACGGAACGGCCAGACCGGATCATCTTTTCAGGTTTTATCCGGAAGGCACCGTCTGCAGCGACGGCAGCCGCTATCACGGGCTGTTCCGTATGGGCAGGGAGAACAAACTGCTCATCATGCTGGACGGCGGCGGCTTCGCCTATGACAAATATACCGCTGCACGCCCCTCCGGCGATACATTCGATGAGAACAATCCGACCTTTTATGACAGCTGGTGCAAACCCAGCAAGGACGCCTATGCCCGGCTGGGCATGTTCCACGAGAAGAGCAAAAAGAGCCCCTTTTACGGCTGGAGTCTCCTGTGTGTACCCTACGCCACCGGCGATTTCCACGGCGGGGCGGGGGAGTTTACCTATACGGATCTGGAAGGGAAGGAGCGAATCTTCCGTGCTCACGGGAATATCAATTTGCATCAGTGTATCGATTTTGCAAAGCAATTCTGCCCGCATCCGGAGAAACTGGTTGTGCTGGGCAGCAGCGCGGGCGGTTTCGGTACGGCACTGGTCGGCAATGACATCCTGGAGAGCTTCCCTGACTGCGATGATTGTACCTGCATCGTGGATGGGGCAGCCATAGACTTTGCCTTAAAGGAATGTGCCGAGACGCTCTGGCAGGTGCCGGAATCCATCGGCGCAGCGCTTCATACCGGCGATCCGGTGGCTGACGGGCTGGAATACCTCTATGCGCATCAAAAAGGCAGGGTGAAGATCGGTTATGTGATCTCCCTGCGCGACTGCGTCCTGATGCGGTACCAGAACTTTATCGATACGAAAAAAGAGATGGGCTGGCCGCCGGAAGCAGGGGAACGTATGGAACGCATCATCTGCGGCACGGTGAAACGCCTGTCCGCCGCCATTCCCGACATCAGCTATTTCCTTTATAACTACAACTTCAACGATATCAAAGGGCGTCCGGTCGAATCCAACGGGGCGACTTCCCACTGCTGCCTCTGGATTCCGGAATTCATGCGCTTTGAGCGCGAAGGCTGCACCGGATTGCAGTGGGTCAGAAACGTGATTGACGGGGAAACCACGCAGATCGGCAGGAATCTGCTGACCTGA
- a CDS encoding ABC transporter ATP-binding protein produces the protein MKNKSSLAMENVTIRTKKPLRTLYQGVKLPVLRTLFGSLLYLVGTLIVASQADTVAAISVGKFQNFSPIVTYALMCILGYVFSYASVVADLGFVELAAGIRKKIWKKVMRLPFSYYDRESPNRVLSRVTSDPEYSYLPFKLLQLIFTLLAFLPIVLAGEAAVGELTPYLLIGFIVTIGIMFFSARFSERGAVYVAGKLSAFTAFLAERFGRIRFIKAMNSEEKENAAGLRCIEDRYEADKYNAMANTLVMFGQTFLIFVLFTVAFLIGSMLIRNGRVQSGTTLAAFYAYGNNLVLVFQFFAQFPSVFSATKGGSKKIVSILEEEEEDPDQGKSEFTAAGDLCMDKVSFGYNDREVIHSVSTHIPKGKITAIVGPNGSGKTTVLRLLNRLYPDYGGNIRIGEAGNEVSLRAWRDRFGVVSQNAGLFEGSIRDNICYGVRDVKEEELQAVISLACLEDLIASHEGGLDFNVGFNGEKLSGGEQQRIAIARAMLKNPDYLILDEATANLDPVTEEKIRAGIRALIQGRTAIIVAHNYRTVAEAQHVIVMRNGTVEDEGTVEELKDRNAFFKAFAGH, from the coding sequence ATGAAGAACAAGTCCAGCCTTGCAATGGAAAACGTCACGATCAGGACGAAGAAGCCATTGAGAACCCTCTATCAGGGCGTGAAGCTGCCCGTGCTCCGTACCTTGTTCGGATCGCTGCTGTACCTGGTCGGTACACTGATTGTTGCGTCGCAGGCTGACACTGTGGCCGCGATCTCTGTCGGTAAATTCCAGAATTTTTCGCCCATTGTCACCTATGCACTGATGTGCATCCTCGGCTATGTGTTTTCCTATGCCAGCGTGGTGGCGGACCTCGGCTTTGTGGAGCTGGCGGCGGGGATCCGGAAAAAGATCTGGAAGAAAGTCATGCGACTCCCGTTCAGCTATTACGACCGTGAAAGTCCCAACCGGGTCTTAAGCCGCGTCACCTCAGACCCGGAGTATTCCTACCTGCCCTTTAAGCTGCTTCAACTCATTTTTACGCTGCTGGCTTTTCTTCCGATTGTCCTGGCGGGTGAGGCGGCCGTCGGTGAACTGACTCCGTACCTGCTCATCGGATTTATCGTTACCATCGGTATTATGTTTTTCTCCGCCCGCTTCAGCGAGCGGGGGGCTGTGTATGTGGCCGGAAAGCTGTCTGCTTTTACCGCGTTTCTCGCAGAACGTTTCGGCAGAATCCGCTTCATCAAAGCCATGAACAGCGAGGAAAAAGAGAATGCGGCCGGCCTTCGCTGCATTGAGGATCGCTACGAGGCGGACAAATACAACGCCATGGCCAATACCCTTGTGATGTTCGGCCAGACCTTTCTGATTTTCGTTCTGTTTACCGTTGCTTTTCTCATCGGCAGCATGCTGATCCGGAACGGCCGCGTTCAGTCCGGTACGACGCTGGCCGCGTTCTACGCTTACGGCAACAACCTGGTGCTGGTGTTCCAGTTCTTTGCCCAGTTCCCGTCCGTGTTCTCCGCTACAAAGGGCGGCAGCAAAAAGATCGTCTCCATCCTGGAGGAAGAAGAAGAGGATCCGGATCAGGGGAAAAGCGAGTTTACGGCAGCCGGGGATCTGTGTATGGATAAGGTCTCCTTCGGCTACAACGACAGGGAAGTTATCCACAGCGTCAGCACGCATATCCCCAAAGGAAAGATTACAGCCATTGTCGGCCCGAACGGCAGCGGTAAAACAACAGTGCTGCGCCTGCTGAACCGCCTGTATCCGGATTACGGCGGAAACATCCGGATCGGCGAGGCCGGAAACGAGGTGTCCCTGCGCGCCTGGCGTGACCGCTTCGGCGTTGTCAGCCAGAACGCCGGCCTTTTCGAAGGAAGTATCCGCGACAATATCTGCTATGGCGTCAGGGATGTTAAGGAAGAGGAGCTGCAGGCTGTCATCTCCCTGGCCTGCCTGGAAGACCTGATCGCCTCCCATGAGGGAGGACTCGACTTCAACGTCGGTTTCAACGGAGAGAAGCTCTCCGGAGGCGAACAGCAGCGCATTGCCATTGCCAGGGCCATGCTGAAGAATCCGGACTATCTGATCCTGGACGAAGCCACCGCCAATCTTGACCCCGTGACGGAGGAAAAGATCAGGGCAGGCATCCGGGCCCTTATACAGGGCCGGACAGCCATCATCGTGGCACATAACTACCGAACGGTAGCGGAAGCCCAGCATGTGATCGTGATGCGCAACGGAACCGTCGAGGATGAAGGAACCGTTGAGGAATTAAAGGACAGGAATGCATTTTTCAAGGCGTTTGCCGGGCATTGA
- a CDS encoding ABC transporter ATP-binding protein: MTETRNQSIWKNFIHLIRQIRLPVLFLASAFLLNLGKAAIELTIPEKIAGLADLEFTAVNSPVVKTAVSICLTLFALALAEFVGGLVSTYITYIAKARIHRNFQAAASRKVFSLTAAEAEARDPKEFISRITTDTGFVSDFLIDLLVIEIPRLYFITSTLVKVSRMGNGSLLLGFILIIPVIVLGALWSGRVTYKSQTRLQNSIARLTARLAEKVEHVEIIKAYNKTEDEIADGDGFIDEMKAAQKKTTMAAAFNQLIANILYAVPTLIIMTAGAILLLGGDITTAQFIAYFGLGATYQKYIADHLTLWVLGKKAQGATLRISEILTLNEDSGGEQKAGRPDDLRFEHVSFSRGGTKTLSDVSFTVKNGSKFAIVGGSGAGKSTLLNLIEQFYRPEQGRITLGGVDIREFEISSYRNLFSYLPQNAPGFDGTVRDFLCYGSGTPHSDEELNKFLKEVDMLEAVELNGGLDYEVGPGASKLSGGQRQRLAVARMLLAGTKMVLADEATSALDYEGSGRIAALIDRYAAGKTRIIVAHDLSTVQDADTILVLNKGRVMGCGSHEELKNCCPEYRSLLSAGEGAKQ; this comes from the coding sequence ATGACAGAGACAAGGAATCAATCCATCTGGAAAAACTTTATCCACTTAATCCGACAGATCCGGCTGCCTGTTTTATTCCTTGCGTCTGCGTTTCTGCTCAATTTGGGTAAAGCTGCAATTGAGCTGACAATTCCTGAAAAAATCGCCGGCCTGGCTGACCTGGAGTTTACCGCCGTAAACAGTCCTGTGGTAAAAACCGCGGTCAGTATCTGCCTTACGCTTTTTGCCCTGGCCCTGGCAGAGTTTGTCGGCGGACTTGTTTCGACTTATATTACCTATATCGCCAAGGCACGCATCCATCGGAACTTTCAGGCGGCGGCTTCCCGCAAGGTGTTTTCCCTGACTGCCGCGGAGGCGGAGGCACGTGATCCCAAGGAATTCATCTCCCGCATCACGACGGATACCGGCTTTGTAAGTGATTTTCTGATTGATCTGCTGGTCATTGAGATTCCAAGACTGTATTTCATCACAAGTACGCTTGTGAAGGTTTCCCGTATGGGCAACGGGTCGCTTTTGCTTGGCTTTATCCTGATTATTCCGGTCATTGTTCTCGGCGCCCTCTGGTCCGGCCGCGTAACATACAAAAGCCAGACCCGGCTTCAAAACTCCATTGCCCGCCTGACAGCCAGGCTTGCCGAAAAGGTGGAGCATGTGGAGATCATCAAGGCATACAACAAGACCGAGGATGAGATTGCAGACGGAGACGGCTTCATTGACGAGATGAAGGCTGCGCAGAAGAAGACCACGATGGCCGCCGCTTTCAACCAGCTGATTGCAAACATCCTGTACGCAGTGCCGACGCTGATCATTATGACGGCCGGTGCAATCCTGCTTCTGGGCGGGGATATCACTACGGCTCAGTTTATCGCATACTTCGGCCTCGGCGCGACCTATCAGAAGTATATTGCGGACCATCTTACCCTGTGGGTGCTGGGCAAGAAAGCCCAGGGCGCAACACTGCGTATTTCTGAAATCCTGACGCTCAATGAGGACAGCGGCGGTGAACAGAAGGCTGGCCGGCCGGATGATCTCAGGTTTGAACATGTCAGCTTCTCCCGCGGCGGAACTAAAACGCTTTCAGATGTCTCCTTCACGGTGAAGAACGGCAGCAAGTTTGCCATTGTGGGCGGAAGTGGAGCCGGGAAATCAACGCTGCTGAACCTGATTGAACAGTTTTACCGTCCGGAGCAGGGCCGTATCACACTGGGCGGCGTGGATATACGCGAATTTGAGATCAGCAGCTACCGGAACCTGTTTTCCTATCTTCCGCAGAATGCCCCGGGCTTTGACGGAACCGTGCGCGATTTTCTTTGCTACGGATCCGGGACGCCTCATTCCGATGAGGAACTGAACAAGTTCCTGAAGGAAGTCGATATGCTGGAGGCAGTCGAGCTGAACGGCGGCCTGGATTACGAGGTCGGGCCGGGAGCGTCGAAGCTCTCCGGCGGACAGAGACAGCGGCTGGCCGTGGCCAGAATGCTGCTGGCAGGAACTAAAATGGTTCTTGCGGATGAGGCTACGAGCGCGCTGGATTATGAAGGGTCCGGGCGTATTGCTGCGCTGATCGACCGATACGCGGCAGGGAAGACAAGGATCATTGTTGCGCACGATCTTTCCACCGTGCAGGACGCGGACACGATCCTGGTGCTTAACAAGGGCCGTGTTATGGGCTGCGGATCCCATGAAGAGCTGAAGAACTGCTGTCCGGAATACCGGAGCCTGCTGTCGGCCGGAGAGGGGGCGAAACAATGA
- a CDS encoding TetR/AcrR family transcriptional regulator: MDQRNEYSKKAIREALIRLSRTKPYTEISVRELCREAKVSRSTFYNNYRFFNDVVVEMSEAYMEKLRGRRLTREFFDSLKDEGDELKLLLDSGMFGREFSLYLREIVQEEISAIHQRDPGDISVNVATLYHAFGIFGVLQNLLAVQGEPRIKEEVYRRGIDTLMEIIESFTDPPSMLP, translated from the coding sequence GTGGACCAGAGAAACGAATACTCGAAGAAGGCAATCCGCGAAGCGCTGATTCGGCTGTCCCGAACCAAGCCCTATACTGAAATTTCCGTCAGGGAGTTATGCCGGGAAGCAAAAGTGTCCCGCTCCACGTTTTACAACAATTACCGCTTTTTCAATGATGTGGTTGTGGAAATGAGCGAAGCATATATGGAAAAGCTCCGGGGCAGGCGCCTGACCAGGGAATTCTTTGATTCTTTGAAGGACGAAGGCGACGAGCTGAAACTGCTGCTGGACAGCGGTATGTTCGGGCGGGAATTCAGCCTGTATCTGCGTGAGATCGTTCAGGAAGAGATTTCGGCCATACATCAGCGGGATCCCGGGGATATCTCCGTCAACGTCGCTACGCTTTACCATGCTTTCGGTATCTTTGGCGTGCTGCAGAATCTGCTGGCTGTTCAGGGTGAACCGCGGATCAAAGAGGAGGTCTACCGAAGGGGAATTGACACGCTGATGGAGATCATAGAAAGCTTTACCGATCCGCCCTCTATGCTTCCGTAA
- a CDS encoding NADH-dependent [FeFe] hydrogenase, group A6, whose product MENLVKLTIDGVSVEVPAGTTVLEAAKKAGINIPTLCYLKDINQIGACRMCIVDTGARAFGAACVLPVSNGMNVKTNTPKIREARRVNLELLLSNHDKKCLDCARNQKCELQQMCQDLGVDDVDKYKGKMNEYDIDDLSPSIVRNNNKCILCRRCVAACNNTQAVGVIGPMGRGFKTKIGSAWEQPLNDVACINCGQCIAACPTGALYEKDSTKAVWDLLNDETKTVVVQPAPAVRAALGEEFGIPMGTAVTGKMAAALRRLGFDKVFDTDWAADLTIMEEGTEFIGRLTNGGVLPMITSCSPGWIKFCETYYPDFIPNLSSCKSPHEMEGAMIKTYWAEKVGIDPKDIKVVSVMPCTAKKFEAKRPELGHNGLADVDEVITTRELAKMIKEAGIDFANLPDEDFDPVLGESTGAGVIFGATGGVMEAALRTVYEIVTKETLDKVDFTAVRGIEGVKEATIKVGDLDVNVAVAHGTANAAKLLDSVRSGEKTYHFIEVMGCPGGCVTGGGQPIVSAQKRMECDPKTLRAAALYNEDANKPQRKSHENASIMAVYKDYLGEPNSHLAHELLHTHYTARPKYKK is encoded by the coding sequence ATGGAAAATCTCGTTAAGCTTACGATTGACGGCGTCAGTGTTGAAGTTCCGGCCGGCACGACGGTTCTGGAAGCGGCGAAAAAAGCCGGGATCAACATCCCCACGCTGTGCTACCTGAAGGATATCAACCAGATCGGCGCCTGCCGTATGTGTATCGTTGACACCGGCGCCCGCGCTTTCGGCGCGGCCTGCGTGCTGCCCGTGAGCAACGGCATGAACGTCAAGACCAATACCCCCAAGATCCGGGAAGCCCGCCGGGTGAACCTGGAGCTGCTGCTGAGCAACCACGACAAGAAGTGCCTGGACTGCGCCCGCAACCAGAAGTGCGAACTGCAGCAGATGTGCCAGGACCTGGGCGTGGATGACGTGGACAAGTACAAGGGCAAGATGAACGAGTATGACATCGACGATCTGAGCCCCTCCATCGTCCGCAACAACAACAAATGTATCCTGTGCCGCCGCTGCGTTGCCGCCTGTAACAACACTCAGGCTGTCGGCGTTATCGGCCCCATGGGACGCGGCTTCAAGACCAAGATCGGCAGCGCCTGGGAACAGCCGCTGAACGACGTGGCCTGCATCAACTGCGGTCAGTGTATCGCAGCCTGCCCGACCGGCGCCCTGTATGAGAAGGATTCCACCAAGGCTGTGTGGGATCTGCTGAATGACGAAACCAAGACAGTGGTTGTGCAGCCCGCTCCCGCGGTCCGCGCCGCCCTGGGTGAAGAGTTCGGCATCCCGATGGGCACTGCTGTGACCGGCAAAATGGCCGCTGCCCTGCGCCGCCTTGGTTTCGACAAGGTGTTTGACACCGACTGGGCTGCTGACCTGACCATCATGGAAGAAGGCACCGAGTTCATCGGCCGCCTGACCAACGGCGGTGTGCTGCCGATGATCACCAGCTGCTCTCCCGGATGGATCAAGTTCTGCGAAACCTACTATCCGGACTTCATTCCGAACCTGTCTTCCTGCAAATCTCCCCACGAGATGGAAGGCGCGATGATCAAGACCTACTGGGCGGAGAAGGTCGGCATCGATCCCAAGGACATCAAGGTTGTGTCCGTGATGCCCTGTACCGCCAAGAAGTTCGAGGCGAAGCGTCCCGAACTGGGCCACAACGGCCTGGCAGACGTTGATGAAGTCATCACCACCCGTGAACTGGCCAAGATGATCAAGGAAGCCGGTATCGACTTCGCAAACCTGCCCGATGAAGACTTTGATCCCGTCCTCGGCGAAAGCACGGGCGCGGGCGTCATCTTCGGCGCGACCGGCGGCGTTATGGAAGCTGCCCTGCGTACCGTCTATGAAATCGTGACCAAGGAAACGCTGGACAAGGTCGACTTCACAGCGGTCCGCGGTATCGAAGGAGTGAAGGAAGCCACCATCAAGGTGGGCGATCTGGACGTCAACGTGGCGGTTGCCCACGGCACTGCCAACGCGGCGAAGCTGCTGGACAGCGTCCGCAGCGGTGAGAAGACCTACCACTTCATCGAGGTCATGGGCTGCCCCGGCGGCTGCGTGACCGGCGGCGGTCAGCCCATCGTATCCGCCCAGAAGCGGATGGAATGCGATCCCAAGACCCTGCGTGCCGCGGCCCTGTACAACGAGGACGCGAACAAGCCGCAGCGGAAGTCCCACGAGAACGCTTCCATCATGGCGGTTTACAAAGACTACCTGGGCGAGCCCAACAGCCATCTGGCTCACGAGCTGCTGCATACCCACTATACAGCCCGCCCGAAGTACAAGAAGTAA